The following coding sequences are from one Streptococcus mitis window:
- a CDS encoding tetratricopeptide repeat protein has translation MDSKIDTAWNLFLEGKISEAKKLVEQEFSIDTCADFSLLNLMGYLLLAEKDYVSCTHIFEKYILLAQQNEDKENEHIGLHQLAMIYRDQGDFHKALKLIEDEEKIVEEHFPNDNLKKAVNNYEQGYVRFKLNNLDEALTFMNLSLEQSLETDDVISQACSYRGLGEIYLALEDTELSNTHFKRAIELFESVGEFEGIKEIEELINE, from the coding sequence ATGGACTCTAAAATTGATACAGCTTGGAACTTGTTTCTGGAAGGAAAAATATCAGAAGCTAAAAAGTTAGTTGAACAAGAGTTTTCCATTGATACCTGTGCGGATTTTAGTCTTTTAAATTTGATGGGATATTTATTGTTAGCAGAAAAAGACTATGTTTCATGTACCCATATCTTTGAGAAATACATTTTATTAGCGCAACAAAATGAAGATAAAGAAAATGAACACATTGGCTTACATCAATTAGCTATGATCTACAGAGATCAGGGGGATTTTCATAAGGCTTTAAAACTTATTGAAGATGAAGAGAAGATAGTTGAAGAGCATTTTCCAAATGATAATCTAAAGAAAGCTGTGAATAATTACGAACAGGGCTATGTGAGATTTAAATTAAACAATCTTGATGAGGCTCTTACATTCATGAATCTGTCATTGGAACAATCTTTAGAGACTGATGATGTAATTTCTCAAGCTTGTAGCTATAGAGGGTTAGGTGAAATCTATTTAGCCTTGGAAGATACGGAATTATCCAACACACATTTCAAACGAGCTATAGAACTTTTCGAAAGTGTTGGAGAATTTGAAGGGATAAAGGAAATTGAGGAATTGATTAATGAATGA
- a CDS encoding ABC transporter substrate-binding protein, producing MKKLYSFLAGIVAIILVLWGIATHLDSKINSRDSQKLVIYNWGDYIDPELLEQFTEETGIQVQYETFDSNEAMYTKIKQGGTTYDITIPSEYMINKMKDEDLLVPLDYSKLEGLENIGPEFLNQSFDPGNKFSIPYFWGTLGIVYNETMVEEAPEHWDDLWKPEYKNSIMLFDGAREVLGLGLNSLDYSLNSKDTQQLEETVDKLYKLTPNIKAIVADEMKGYMIQNNAAIGVTFSGEASQMLEKNENLRYVVPTEASNLWFDNMVIPKTVKNQDAAYAFINFMLKPENALKNAEYVGYSTPNLPAKELLPEEKKEDKAFYPDPETMKHLEVYEKFDHKWTGKYSDLFLQFKMYRK from the coding sequence ATGAAAAAACTCTATTCATTTTTAGCAGGAATTGTAGCCATTATCCTCGTCTTGTGGGGAATTGCGACTCATCTCGATAGTAAAATCAATAGCCGAGATAGTCAAAAACTGGTTATCTACAACTGGGGGGACTATATCGATCCTGAACTATTGGAGCAATTCACAGAAGAAACAGGCATCCAAGTCCAGTATGAGACCTTTGACTCCAACGAAGCCATGTATACCAAAATCAAGCAGGGTGGAACGACCTACGATATTACCATTCCTAGTGAATACATGATTAACAAGATGAAGGACGAAGACCTCTTGGTACCGCTTGACTATTCAAAACTTGAAGGTCTTGAAAATATCGGACCAGAGTTCCTCAACCAGTCCTTTGACCCAGGCAATAAATTCTCCATCCCTTACTTCTGGGGAACCTTGGGAATTGTCTACAATGAAACCATGGTAGAGGAAGCGCCTGAACATTGGGATGACCTTTGGAAGCCAGAGTATAAGAACTCTATCATGCTCTTTGATGGGGCGCGTGAGGTACTGGGACTAGGACTCAACTCGCTAGACTACAGCCTCAACTCCAAGGACACCCAGCAGTTGGAAGAGACAGTGGACAAGCTCTACAAACTGACTCCAAATATCAAGGCTATTGTGGCGGACGAGATGAAGGGTTACATGATTCAGAATAATGCTGCTATCGGCGTGACCTTCTCTGGTGAAGCTAGCCAAATGCTAGAAAAAAATGAAAATCTACGCTATGTGGTACCGACTGAGGCCAGCAACCTTTGGTTTGACAATATGGTCATTCCCAAAACAGTTAAAAACCAAGACGCAGCCTATGCCTTTATTAACTTTATGTTGAAACCTGAAAATGCTCTCAAAAATGCGGAGTATGTAGGCTATTCAACACCAAACCTACCAGCTAAGGAATTACTCCCAGAGGAGAAGAAAGAAGACAAGGCCTTCTATCCAGATCCTGAAACCATGAAACACCTAGAAGTTTATGAGAAATTTGACCATAAATGGACAGGCAAATACAGCGACCTCTTCCTACAGTTTAAAATGTATCGGAAGTAG
- a CDS encoding ABC transporter permease — MKKFANLYLGLVFLVLYLPIFYLIGYAFNAGNDMNSFTGFSLSHFKTMFGDGRLMLIVTQTFFLAFLSALIATIIGTFGAIYIYQSRKKYQEAFLSLNNILMVAPDVMIGASFLILFTQLKFSLGFLTVLSSHVAFSIPIVVLMVLPRLKEMNGDMIHAAYDLGASQFQMFKEIMLPYLTPSIIAGYFMAFTYSLDDFAVTFFVTGNGFSTLSVEIYSRARKGISLEINALSALVFLFSIILVVGYYFISREKEEKA; from the coding sequence ATGAAAAAATTTGCCAATCTATATCTGGGACTGGTCTTTCTTGTCCTCTACCTGCCAATATTTTACTTGATTGGCTATGCCTTTAATGCAGGCAACGACATGAATAGCTTTACAGGCTTTAGTTTGAGTCATTTTAAAACCATGTTTGGCGATGGTCGCCTTATGTTAATTGTGACTCAGACCTTTTTCTTGGCCTTCCTGTCAGCCTTGATTGCGACCATTATCGGGACTTTTGGTGCCATTTATATTTACCAATCTCGTAAGAAATACCAAGAAGCCTTTCTTTCACTCAATAATATCCTCATGGTTGCGCCTGATGTTATGATTGGTGCCAGCTTCTTGATTCTCTTTACCCAACTCAAGTTTTCACTTGGCTTTTTGACCGTTCTATCTAGTCACGTGGCCTTCTCCATTCCTATCGTGGTCTTGATGGTCTTGCCACGTCTTAAGGAAATGAATGGCGACATGATTCATGCGGCCTATGACCTTGGTGCCAGTCAATTTCAGATGTTCAAGGAAATCATGCTTCCTTACCTGACTCCGTCTATCATTGCAGGTTATTTCATGGCCTTCACCTATTCACTAGATGACTTTGCCGTAACCTTCTTTGTAACGGGAAATGGCTTTTCAACCTTGTCAGTCGAGATTTACTCTCGTGCTCGTAAGGGGATTTCACTAGAAATCAATGCCCTGTCTGCCCTTGTCTTTCTCTTTAGTATTATCCTAGTGGTTGGATATTACTTTATCTCTCGTGAGAAGGAGGAGAAAGCATGA
- a CDS encoding ABC transporter permease, whose amino-acid sequence MKKTSSKLFVVPYMLWIALFVLAPLVLIFGQSFFNIEGQFSLENYKSYFASQNLTYLKMSFNSVLYAGIVTFVTLLISYPTALFLTRLKHRQLWLMLIILPTWINLLLKAYAFIGIFGQNGSINQFLEFIGIGSQQLLFTDFSFIFVASYIELPFMILPIFNVLDDMDNNLINASYDLGATKWETFRHVIFPLSMNGVRSGVQSVFIPSLSLFMLTRLIGGNRVITLGTAIEQNFLTNDNYGMGSTIGVILILTMFITMWVTKERRER is encoded by the coding sequence ATGAAGAAAACAAGCTCTAAACTCTTTGTAGTGCCCTACATGCTCTGGATTGCACTCTTTGTCCTGGCACCCTTGGTCTTGATTTTCGGACAATCCTTTTTCAATATCGAAGGCCAGTTTAGTTTAGAAAATTATAAATCCTACTTTGCGTCACAAAACTTGACCTACCTCAAAATGAGCTTTAACTCTGTACTTTATGCAGGAATTGTGACCTTTGTGACCTTGCTTATCAGCTATCCAACAGCCCTCTTTTTGACTCGTCTCAAGCACCGTCAACTCTGGCTCATGCTGATTATTTTACCAACCTGGATCAACCTTCTTCTTAAAGCTTATGCCTTTATCGGAATTTTTGGTCAAAATGGCTCTATTAACCAATTCTTGGAATTTATCGGAATTGGTTCGCAACAGTTGCTCTTTACCGATTTCTCCTTTATCTTTGTCGCAAGCTACATCGAGCTTCCTTTTATGATATTGCCAATCTTCAATGTCTTGGACGATATGGATAACAATCTCATCAATGCCAGCTATGACCTCGGTGCGACCAAGTGGGAGACCTTCCGACATGTCATCTTCCCTCTGTCTATGAATGGTGTGCGAAGTGGAGTTCAGTCGGTCTTTATCCCCAGCTTGAGTCTCTTCATGCTGACCCGTTTGATTGGTGGGAACCGTGTTATTACGCTGGGAACGGCTATTGAACAGAATTTCCTAACCAATGACAACTACGGTATGGGTTCAACCATCGGTGTAATTCTCATCCTGACCATGTTCATCACCATGTGGGTTACCAAGGAAAGGAGAGAACGATGA
- a CDS encoding ABC transporter ATP-binding protein, which produces MKKPIIEFKNVSKVFEDSNTKVLKDINFELEEGKFYTLLGASGSGKSTILNIIAGLLDATTGDILLDGVRINDIPTNKRDVHTVFQSYALFPHMNVFENVAFPLRLRKIDKKEIEQRVAEVLKMVQLEGYEKRSIRKLSGGQRQRVAIARAIINQPRVVLLDEPLSALDLKLRTDMQYELRELQQRLGITFVFVTHDQEEALAMSDWIFVMNDGEIVQSGTPVDIYDEPINHFVATFIGESNILPGTMIEDYLVEFNGKRFEAVDGGMKPNEPVEVVIRPEDLRITLPEEGKLQVKVDTQLFRGVHYEIIAYDELGNEWIIHSTRKAIVGEEIGLDFEPEDIHIMRLNETEEEFDARIEEYVEIEEQEAGLINAIEEERDEENKL; this is translated from the coding sequence TTGAAAAAACCAATTATTGAATTCAAAAACGTCTCTAAAGTTTTTGAAGACAGCAACACCAAGGTTCTCAAAGATATCAACTTTGAGTTGGAAGAAGGGAAATTCTACACCCTTCTAGGCGCGTCTGGTTCAGGGAAATCAACTATCCTTAACATTATTGCAGGTTTACTGGATGCGACGACAGGAGATATTTTATTGGACGGTGTCCGTATCAATGACATCCCAACCAACAAGCGAGACGTCCATACGGTCTTCCAATCCTATGCCTTGTTTCCACATATGAATGTGTTTGAAAATGTTGCCTTTCCACTACGCTTGCGCAAGATTGACAAGAAAGAAATCGAGCAACGCGTAGCGGAAGTTCTCAAGATGGTTCAGTTGGAAGGGTACGAAAAACGTTCTATTCGTAAACTTTCTGGAGGACAACGTCAGCGTGTGGCCATTGCCCGCGCCATCATCAACCAACCCCGTGTGGTCTTGCTAGACGAGCCTTTATCAGCGCTGGACTTGAAATTGAGAACAGACATGCAGTATGAACTGCGTGAACTGCAACAACGATTGGGCATTACCTTTGTCTTTGTCACTCACGATCAGGAAGAAGCCCTGGCTATGAGTGACTGGATTTTTGTTATGAACGATGGTGAGATTGTCCAGTCAGGAACACCTGTGGACATCTACGACGAGCCGATTAACCACTTTGTTGCCACCTTTATCGGTGAGTCAAATATCTTGCCAGGAACCATGATTGAGGACTACTTGGTTGAGTTTAACGGCAAACGCTTCGAAGCGGTCGATGGTGGGATGAAGCCAAATGAACCTGTTGAGGTCGTGATTCGTCCAGAGGACTTGCGGATTACCCTTCCTGAAGAAGGCAAGCTCCAAGTTAAGGTCGATACCCAGCTCTTCCGTGGGGTGCACTATGAAATTATCGCCTATGACGAACTTGGAAATGAATGGATAATCCACTCAACCCGTAAGGCCATCGTGGGTGAGGAAATCGGTTTGGACTTTGAGCCAGAAGACATCCATATCATGCGTCTCAACGAAACCGAAGAAGAGTTCGATGCCCGTATCGAAGAATACGTGGAAATTGAAGAGCAAGAAGCAGGTCTGATCAATGCAATCGAGGAGGAAAGAGATGAAGAAAACAAGCTCTAA
- the murB gene encoding UDP-N-acetylmuramate dehydrogenase, with protein sequence MSVKEKMLEILEGIDIRFKEPLHSYSYTKVGGEADYLVFPRNRFELARVVKFANQENIPWMVLGNASNIIVRDGGIRGFVILCDKLNNVSVDGYTIEAEAGANLIETTRIALRHSLTGFEFACGIPGSVGGAVFMNAGAYGGEIAHILQSCKVLTKDGEIETLSAKDLAFGYRQSAIQESGAVVLSAKFALAPGSHQVIKQEMDRLTHLRELKQPLEYPSCGSVFKRPVGHFAGQLISEAGLKGYRIGGVEVSEKHAGFMINVADGTAKDYEDLIESVIEKVKEHSGVTLEREVRILGESM encoded by the coding sequence ATGTCAGTAAAAGAAAAAATGCTTGAAATCTTAGAAGGGATTGATATCCGTTTCAAGGAACCCTTGCATAGCTATAGTTATACAAAAGTAGGTGGAGAGGCCGATTATTTGGTCTTTCCACGAAATCGTTTTGAGTTGGCTCGCGTTGTCAAATTTGCCAATCAAGAAAATATCCCTTGGATGGTTCTTGGGAATGCCAGCAACATCATCGTTCGTGATGGTGGGATTCGTGGATTTGTTATCTTGTGTGACAAGCTTAATAATGTTTCCGTTGATGGCTATACCATTGAAGCTGAAGCTGGTGCTAACTTGATTGAAACAACTCGCATTGCCCTTCGTCACAGTTTGACTGGCTTTGAGTTTGCTTGCGGCATTCCTGGAAGCGTTGGCGGTGCTGTCTTTATGAATGCGGGTGCCTATGGTGGCGAGATTGCCCATATCTTGCAGTCTTGTAAGGTTTTGACCAAGGACGGAGAAATCGAGACCCTGTCTGCCAAAGATTTGGCTTTTGGTTACCGCCAATCAGCCATTCAAGAATCTGGTGCAGTTGTCTTGTCAGCTAAATTTGCCCTTGCTCCAGGAAGTCATCAGGTTATCAAGCAAGAAATGGATCGTTTGACGCATCTACGTGAACTCAAGCAACCTTTAGAATATCCATCTTGTGGTTCGGTCTTTAAGCGTCCAGTAGGGCATTTTGCAGGTCAATTAATTTCAGAAGCTGGCTTGAAAGGTTATCGTATCGGTGGTGTTGAAGTCTCAGAAAAACACGCAGGTTTTATGATTAATGTTGCTGACGGAACGGCCAAAGACTACGAGGACTTGATTGAGTCTGTGATTGAAAAAGTCAAGGAACACTCTGGTGTCACTCTTGAGAGAGAAGTCCGTATTTTAGGTGAAAGCATGTAG
- a CDS encoding YhfC family intramembrane metalloprotease, whose translation MNIHIIITIVFLLTFLIGSIWYAKKKYQINLAVLGLGAVAFFVSSQILEKLVHIFVLHPQKDGSIALLQDHPLVYIIYGLAMAAFFEETARLIFFKWLEKKRSLEKADALAYGLGHGGLELIFLGLTSLINLYIVLSAVQTQNPQVMQLLSENMLKTIQSLSVWQIYLLGFERILALGFQLLLTVWVYQAVRQKKWIYLLAAYGLHAFFDLTPSLAQVGWLTNPVLVEIVLALELVLVAYGTKAIFCKKS comes from the coding sequence ATGAACATTCATATCATTATTACCATTGTGTTTTTGCTGACTTTTCTAATAGGGAGCATTTGGTATGCCAAAAAGAAGTACCAGATTAATTTAGCTGTTTTGGGCTTGGGGGCTGTAGCCTTCTTTGTCTCTTCACAGATTTTGGAAAAACTGGTGCATATCTTCGTTTTACATCCTCAAAAAGACGGTAGTATTGCCCTCTTGCAAGACCATCCGCTTGTCTATATCATCTATGGTTTAGCCATGGCAGCATTTTTTGAGGAAACTGCTCGTCTTATTTTCTTCAAATGGTTGGAGAAAAAGAGAAGTTTGGAAAAGGCAGATGCCTTGGCTTATGGATTGGGGCATGGTGGCTTGGAGTTGATTTTCCTAGGTCTTACTAGTTTGATTAATCTCTACATCGTTCTCTCAGCAGTTCAAACTCAGAATCCACAGGTCATGCAATTGCTGTCTGAAAATATGTTGAAAACTATTCAGTCGCTATCAGTCTGGCAGATTTATTTGCTTGGTTTTGAGAGAATCTTGGCGCTAGGTTTCCAATTACTCTTGACTGTTTGGGTTTACCAAGCTGTTCGCCAGAAAAAATGGATTTATCTCCTAGCGGCCTATGGACTACATGCCTTCTTTGACCTGACACCATCTCTTGCCCAAGTTGGCTGGTTGACCAATCCAGTCTTGGTTGAAATTGTCCTAGCACTTGAACTTGTTCTGGTTGCCTATGGAACTAAGGCAATCTTTTGCAAAAAATCATAA
- the budA gene encoding acetolactate decarboxylase, translating to MDKNVQEPVKLFQYNTLGALMAGLYGGTMTVGELLEHGDLGLGTLDSIDGELIVLDGKAYQAKGSGDQPEIVEVSPDALIPYAAVVPHQAEVIFRQRFEMTDKELEERIESYYDGENLFRSIKIRGEFSHMHVRMIPKSTPETKFADVATHQPEYRRDNVAGTIVGFWTPEIFHGVSVAGYHLHFISDDLTFGGHVMDFVIKEGIIEVGAVDQLDQRFPVQDRQYLFAKFNVDEMKKDIEKAE from the coding sequence ATGGATAAGAACGTGCAGGAACCAGTGAAATTATTTCAATACAATACCCTTGGAGCCTTGATGGCTGGCCTTTATGGTGGGACTATGACAGTAGGAGAATTGCTAGAGCATGGTGACCTTGGTTTGGGAACCTTGGATTCCATTGATGGAGAATTGATTGTCTTGGATGGCAAGGCTTATCAGGCCAAAGGATCAGGCGACCAGCCAGAGATTGTGGAGGTGTCACCAGATGCCCTTATTCCTTATGCAGCAGTAGTACCGCATCAGGCAGAGGTTATTTTCCGACAGCGCTTTGAGATGACGGACAAGGAATTGGAGGAGCGAATTGAGTCTTATTATGACGGGGAAAATCTTTTCCGCTCTATCAAGATTCGTGGGGAATTTTCACATATGCATGTGCGCATGATTCCCAAGTCAACACCAGAGACCAAGTTTGCTGATGTTGCAACCCATCAACCTGAATATCGTCGTGACAATGTCGCAGGAACCATCGTTGGTTTCTGGACGCCAGAGATTTTTCATGGAGTTAGTGTGGCAGGCTACCATCTGCACTTCATCTCAGATGACTTGACCTTCGGTGGGCATGTCATGGATTTTGTCATAAAAGAAGGAATCATCGAAGTGGGGGCAGTTGACCAATTAGACCAACGTTTCCCAGTTCAAGACCGCCAATACTTGTTTGCCAAGTTCAATGTTGATGAGATGAAAAAAGATATTGAAAAGGCAGAATAG
- a CDS encoding PLP-dependent aminotransferase family protein, translated as MKKQSKYQEVVSYLKNGIESGRFPTGSRLPSIRQLSLDFHCSKDTIQRALLELRHEQYLYAKPQSGYYVLEQGQHQDLEIEVTDEHASAYDDFRLCVNETLIGRENYLFNYYDNQEGLEDLRQSIHKLLFDQALYCKADQLVLTSGTQQALFILSQISFPSQAKEILVEQPTYHRMNRLLIAQGLDYQTIERGIDGIDLEELESHFKTGKIKFFYTIPRFHYPLGHSYSEQDKRAILDLAAKYGVYIVEDDYLGDLDSKKGQTFHYLDTEELVIYIKSFSTSLFPALRITALILPNAIKEAFVAYKNILDYDSNLIMQKALSLYIDSQLFEKNRLARLSNQEAYQKQIEEKLAKTPCPLPHFPLHDGLLLDLRRYPKIASLKHSQLKLDFFEKAYLDTCPYQFAKVSLENLENVLNYLKAELE; from the coding sequence ATGAAGAAACAAAGCAAGTACCAAGAGGTCGTATCTTATCTGAAAAACGGTATCGAGTCTGGACGCTTTCCAACGGGAAGTCGCCTGCCTTCTATTCGTCAACTGAGCCTTGACTTTCACTGTAGCAAGGACACTATTCAGAGAGCCCTACTGGAATTACGGCACGAACAATACCTCTATGCCAAGCCCCAGAGTGGCTACTATGTCCTAGAACAAGGGCAACACCAGGACCTAGAAATTGAGGTTACCGACGAACATGCCAGTGCCTATGACGATTTCCGACTCTGTGTCAATGAAACCCTGATTGGACGGGAAAACTACCTCTTCAACTACTATGACAACCAAGAAGGATTAGAAGACTTAAGGCAATCCATTCATAAACTCCTCTTTGACCAAGCTCTCTACTGCAAGGCTGATCAACTGGTACTGACTTCTGGAACTCAACAAGCCCTTTTTATCCTTTCTCAAATATCCTTTCCTAGCCAAGCCAAGGAAATCTTGGTGGAACAGCCGACCTACCATCGAATGAATCGCCTCTTGATTGCTCAGGGATTGGACTATCAAACGATTGAACGAGGCATTGATGGAATTGACTTGGAGGAACTGGAAAGCCATTTCAAGACAGGAAAGATCAAGTTTTTCTATACCATTCCTCGTTTTCACTATCCTCTGGGGCATTCCTATTCTGAGCAGGACAAACGGGCTATTCTTGACTTAGCTGCCAAGTATGGGGTCTATATCGTAGAGGACGACTATCTGGGGGATTTGGACTCTAAAAAGGGCCAGACCTTCCACTATCTGGATACAGAGGAGCTGGTCATTTATATCAAGTCCTTCTCAACCAGCCTCTTTCCAGCCCTGCGGATAACGGCACTCATCCTTCCAAATGCTATCAAGGAAGCCTTTGTGGCCTACAAAAATATCCTAGATTACGATAGCAACCTCATCATGCAAAAGGCCCTGTCACTCTATATTGACAGTCAATTATTTGAGAAAAATCGGCTAGCTCGCTTATCCAATCAGGAAGCTTACCAAAAACAAATCGAGGAAAAACTAGCTAAAACACCTTGTCCCCTTCCTCATTTTCCCCTACACGATGGTTTATTGCTAGACCTGAGACGGTATCCTAAAATCGCCAGCCTCAAACACAGTCAACTGAAATTGGACTTCTTTGAGAAAGCTTACTTGGATACCTGCCCTTATCAATTTGCCAAGGTGTCCTTAGAGAACCTAGAAAATGTTTTAAACTATTTAAAAGCAGAATTGGAATGA
- a CDS encoding ABC transporter substrate-binding protein, translating into MKSKKWIFVLCSFLASFFLVACQSGSNGSQSAVEAIKQKGKLVVATSPDYAPFEFQSLVDGKNQVVGADIDMAQAIADELGVKLEISSMSFDNVLTSLQTGKADLAVAGISATDERKEVFDFSIPYYENKISFLVRKADVEKYKDLTSLESANIAAQKGTVPESMVKEQLPKAQLTSLTNMGEAVNELQAGKVDAVHMDEPVALSYAAKNADLAVATVSLKMKDGEANAVALRKNSADLKEVVDKVIQKLKDDGTYQKYLEKAATLTEVEE; encoded by the coding sequence ATGAAATCAAAAAAATGGATATTTGTTTTATGTAGTTTTCTTGCAAGTTTCTTCTTAGTAGCTTGCCAGTCGGGTTCTAATGGTTCTCAGTCAGCTGTTGAGGCCATTAAGCAAAAGGGGAAATTAGTTGTGGCGACCAGTCCTGACTATGCACCTTTTGAATTTCAGTCTTTAGTTGACGGAAAAAATCAGGTAGTCGGTGCGGATATTGATATGGCCCAAGCTATCGCTGATGAACTTGGGGTGAAGTTGGAAATTTCAAGCATGAGTTTTGACAATGTCTTGACCAGTCTTCAAACTGGTAAGGCTGACCTAGCAGTTGCGGGAATTAGCGCTACTGACGAGAGAAAAGAAGTCTTTGATTTTTCAATCCCTTACTATGAAAACAAGATTAGTTTCTTAGTTCGTAAGGCTGATGTAGAAAAATACAAGGATTTAACTAGCCTTGAAAGTGCTAATATTGCAGCCCAAAAAGGGACTGTTCCAGAGTCTATGGTCAAGGAACAATTGCCAAAAGCTCAGCTGACTTCCCTAACTAATATGGGTGAAGCAGTTAATGAATTGCAGGCTGGAAAAGTTGATGCTGTTCACATGGATGAGCCTGTTGCCCTTAGCTATGCTGCTAAAAACGCCGACTTAGCTGTCGCAACTGTCAGCTTGAAGATGAAGGACGGCGAAGCTAATGCAGTTGCCCTTAGAAAAAATAGTGCTGATTTGAAAGAAGTGGTGGACAAGGTCATCCAAAAACTCAAGGATGACGGTACCTACCAAAAATATCTTGAAAAAGCGGCAACCTTAACAGAAGTTGAAGAATAA
- a CDS encoding NUDIX hydrolase, protein MNYIQNIRKKVGKDKIILNFTCGILSQSGKILLQKRADKGTWGLPGGALELGESALEALVREFYEETGVEVRVEKLLNVYTKYSDSYPNGDEAQVLTILYLVSSETSISTNFFTSDETLELGFFDHSDIQNIAIVNQQHQDMINDFFENKFPIDR, encoded by the coding sequence ATGAACTACATACAGAATATCAGAAAAAAAGTTGGAAAAGATAAAATTATTTTAAATTTTACCTGTGGAATATTAAGTCAATCAGGAAAAATTTTATTACAAAAACGAGCAGATAAAGGAACGTGGGGATTACCAGGTGGTGCTCTTGAATTAGGAGAATCGGCTTTAGAAGCTTTAGTGCGAGAGTTTTATGAAGAAACAGGAGTCGAAGTGAGGGTGGAAAAACTCTTAAATGTTTATACAAAATATTCAGACAGTTATCCGAATGGTGATGAGGCTCAAGTTCTTACAATCTTGTATTTAGTTTCATCTGAAACTTCTATCTCTACAAATTTTTTTACAAGTGATGAAACTTTAGAATTAGGATTTTTTGATCATAGTGACATACAAAATATTGCAATTGTAAACCAGCAGCATCAAGATATGATAAATGATTTTTTTGAAAATAAGTTCCCAATAGATAGATAA
- the phoU gene encoding phosphate signaling complex protein PhoU, with the protein MLRSQFEEDLEKLHNQFYAMGQEVLSQINRTVRAFVTHDRDLAKEVIEDDAEVNEYEVKLEKKSFEMIALQQPVSQDLRTVLTVLKAVSDLERMGDHAVSIARAAIRMKGEQRIPAVEEEIKRMGRDVKNFVEAALELYLNGSVGQAYEVAAMDEKINHYFDSIRDLATEEIKKNPDAIVTGRDYFQVIAFLERIGDYAKNICEWVVYFETGKIVEL; encoded by the coding sequence ATGTTACGTTCTCAATTTGAGGAAGATTTAGAGAAATTGCACAACCAGTTCTATGCTATGGGACAAGAAGTGCTATCCCAAATCAATCGGACAGTGCGTGCCTTTGTTACGCATGACCGTGATTTGGCCAAGGAAGTTATCGAAGATGATGCAGAAGTAAACGAATACGAAGTGAAATTGGAGAAGAAATCATTTGAAATGATTGCCCTTCAACAACCGGTTTCTCAGGACTTGCGTACTGTTCTAACAGTCTTGAAGGCTGTATCAGACTTGGAACGTATGGGGGACCATGCTGTTTCCATTGCAAGAGCAGCCATTCGTATGAAGGGGGAGCAACGTATCCCAGCTGTTGAAGAAGAAATCAAGAGAATGGGTCGCGATGTCAAGAACTTCGTTGAAGCAGCCCTAGAACTCTATCTGAATGGTTCAGTAGGCCAGGCCTATGAAGTAGCAGCAATGGATGAAAAAATCAACCATTACTTTGATAGTATTCGTGACTTGGCTACAGAAGAAATCAAAAAAAATCCTGATGCCATTGTTACAGGTCGTGATTACTTCCAAGTGATTGCCTTCTTGGAACGTATTGGAGACTATGCCAAAAATATCTGTGAATGGGTTGTTTACTTTGAAACAGGTAAGATTGTCGAACTATAA